A part of Neovison vison isolate M4711 chromosome 6, ASM_NN_V1, whole genome shotgun sequence genomic DNA contains:
- the DAND5 gene encoding DAN domain family member 5, producing MFLGQLTTLLSLLSGARFHTGSGRPGLLGPPPQLWDATNQTRALGQGTLGSQGQSSALSSWKAFLGLQKTGLLGRGSQHHGQEVAPTVSLPLDPQEVAQEMCKAVPYTQVLSRPGCSSVHLRNHLCFGRCSSLYIPSSQPAPLVLCNSCVPARKRRTPVLLWCRASRPDSRRRMKTSTVLVEGCQCSPKA from the exons ATGTTCCTCGGCCAGCTGACCACTCTCCTgagcctgctcagtggggcccGGTTTCACACGGGCTCCGGGAGGCCTGGACTCCTGGGGCCCCCACCTCAGCTCTGGGATGCCACCAATCAGACCCGGGCCCTGGGCCAAGGGACCCTAGGTTCCCAGGGACAGTCCTCTGCCCTCAGCAGCTGGAAGGCCTTCTTGGGCCTGCAGAAAACTGGGCTGCTGGGGAGAGGTAGCCAGCACCATGGGCAGGAGGTGGCCCCGACCGTGTCTCTGCCACTGGACCCGCAGGAAGTGGCCCAGGAGATGTGCAAGGCTGTGCCCTACACTCAG GTGCTCTCCCGGCCCGGCTGCTCGTCAGTTCACCTCCGCAATCACCTCTGCTTTGGCCGCTGCTCCTCCCTCTACATCCCCAGCTCGCAGCCCGCCCCGCTCGTCCTCTGCAACAGCTGTGTGCCCGCTCGCAAGCGCCGGACCCCTGTCCTCCTGTGGTGTCGGGCGAGTCGCCCAGACTCCCGTCGACGGATGAAGACATCTACTGTGCTGGTTGAAGGCTGTCAGTGCAGCCCGAAGGCGTGA